One part of the Halobacteria archaeon AArc-dxtr1 genome encodes these proteins:
- a CDS encoding universal stress protein, with product MDEHINQDQPTADRTDAEADSELPDANATTERPRVLVPVEVLEGESIPEGVHELLANAVVVLLGYHVLPDQTPPGQARHQFEERAQRQLEQFQADFEAAGAVVESRLVFTHKAQQTIDRKIAEHDCLAVLVPNAGEPPEDVLVAVRGTTGVARIGRLVAGLFANTSVSLTLYHAISDGEQREDAETLLDGVKSRLIERGVERSSIGIRVDDDGDGIDAIADAATAYDAVIMGESDPSVATFVFGMPSKKVADRFLGPVLVVQRERPR from the coding sequence ATGGACGAGCACATCAATCAAGACCAGCCGACCGCCGACAGAACCGACGCGGAGGCCGACTCGGAGCTACCAGACGCGAACGCAACCACAGAGCGGCCGCGTGTGTTAGTCCCGGTCGAGGTCCTCGAAGGCGAGTCGATTCCCGAAGGGGTCCACGAGTTACTCGCAAACGCCGTCGTCGTTCTACTTGGCTACCATGTTCTCCCCGATCAAACGCCGCCTGGCCAGGCCCGCCACCAGTTCGAAGAGCGGGCACAGCGTCAACTTGAGCAGTTTCAGGCCGACTTCGAAGCGGCGGGTGCTGTCGTCGAGAGCCGACTCGTCTTCACCCACAAGGCCCAGCAGACGATCGACCGAAAGATCGCCGAGCACGACTGCTTAGCGGTGCTCGTTCCGAACGCGGGCGAGCCGCCGGAGGACGTACTGGTCGCGGTCAGAGGGACGACGGGTGTCGCCCGAATCGGACGGCTGGTCGCGGGGCTGTTTGCCAACACCAGCGTCTCGCTTACGCTCTATCACGCAATCTCCGACGGCGAACAGCGAGAAGATGCGGAGACGTTACTAGACGGCGTCAAAAGTCGACTCATCGAACGTGGTGTCGAGCGCTCGTCGATCGGTATCCGTGTCGACGACGACGGTGATGGGATTGACGCGATTGCCGATGCCGCCACAGCGTACGATGCGGTCATCATGGGGGAGTCTGATCCGTCGGTCGCGACGTTCGTCTTCGGTATGCCCTCAAAGAAGGTGGCGGATCGGTTTCTGGGTCCCGTACTCGTCGTCCAGCGAGAACGTCCGAGATAA
- the sufD gene encoding Fe-S cluster assembly protein SufD: MSAGTQVHANLTEEQVRQISGGLDEPEWLLETRLEALEALEDLDMPDVIRTPGRDWTNLHDLDFESLVDPLNAAEDKDQVGPDEADVLSWADAVSEHEELLKEHFGSIVDPQKNYLTALSTALFSTGTVIYVPEGVDAEDVTIRTEQNSRSLFNYTLVVTEESSSVTILERQSTGEQQDEQYYSGIVEIVAGENSSVQYGNLQNLSEDAYHFSLKRGDADTYATIDWIEANIGTQLTKSSVETELNGDSSETQIVGAFYGHNDQHFDIDAKVWHRAEHTTADLVTRGVTDDIARSVYEGVQDVGRDAWDTSSYQRENTLMLSDESEADASPKLIINNHDTEASHSATVGQIDQEDLLYMTSRGVDPRSARNMLVEGFFVPVLEEVAVDELREDLEDLIATRLRS; encoded by the coding sequence ATGAGTGCAGGAACGCAAGTACACGCGAATCTGACGGAAGAACAGGTGCGCCAGATTTCGGGCGGTCTCGACGAGCCCGAGTGGCTCTTAGAGACTCGTCTCGAGGCCCTCGAGGCCCTCGAGGACCTCGACATGCCCGACGTGATCCGCACGCCGGGTCGCGACTGGACGAACCTCCACGATCTCGACTTCGAGTCACTGGTCGATCCACTGAACGCCGCCGAGGACAAAGATCAGGTCGGTCCCGACGAGGCCGACGTGCTCTCGTGGGCCGACGCGGTCTCCGAGCACGAGGAGCTCCTGAAAGAGCACTTCGGCAGCATCGTCGATCCCCAGAAGAACTACCTCACAGCGCTTTCGACCGCCCTCTTTAGCACCGGGACCGTCATCTACGTCCCCGAGGGAGTCGACGCCGAGGACGTCACGATCCGTACTGAGCAGAACTCCCGCTCGCTGTTCAACTACACACTCGTCGTCACCGAGGAGTCGTCGTCGGTGACGATTCTCGAACGGCAGTCGACCGGCGAGCAGCAGGACGAACAGTACTACAGCGGGATCGTCGAGATCGTCGCCGGCGAGAACAGTTCCGTTCAGTACGGCAACCTCCAGAACCTCTCGGAGGATGCCTACCACTTCTCGCTCAAGCGCGGCGACGCCGACACCTACGCCACGATCGACTGGATCGAGGCAAACATCGGTACCCAACTGACGAAATCGAGCGTCGAGACCGAACTCAACGGCGATTCCTCAGAGACCCAGATCGTCGGGGCGTTCTACGGCCACAACGACCAGCACTTCGATATCGATGCGAAGGTCTGGCATCGCGCCGAACACACGACGGCCGACCTCGTCACCCGTGGCGTCACGGATGACATCGCCCGCTCGGTCTACGAGGGTGTCCAGGACGTCGGCCGCGACGCCTGGGACACGAGCTCCTACCAGCGCGAGAACACGCTGATGCTCTCAGACGAGTCCGAGGCCGACGCCTCGCCGAAGCTGATCATCAACAACCACGACACCGAAGCGTCTCACAGCGCGACGGTCGGTCAGATCGATCAGGAGGATCTGCTGTACATGACCTCCCGCGGTGTCGACCCGCGCTCGGCCCGGAACATGCTTGTGGAGGGCTTTTTCGTCCCCGTCCTGGAGGAAGTCGCCGTCGACGAACTGCGAGAGGACCTCGAGGACCTCATCGCGACGCGACTCCGTAGCTAA
- the sufB gene encoding Fe-S cluster assembly protein SufB — MSSEQDHLKETNTEDRFEFKNEHEAALVSEKGLNEETIRLISDDKDEPDWMLERRLRALRLFQEMPMPTDWPGQPDLSEVDINDIVPYIRPDVEAREGTDDWENLPDEIKDTFDKLGIPEAEREALSGVGAQYESEVVYQNMQDQWEEKGVIFMNMDRAVQEHPEIVKEYFMTTCVPPSDNKFAALHGAVWSGGSFVYVPEDVTVEMPVQAYFRMNSEGMGQFEHTLIVAEEGSEVHYIEGCSAPKYSAFNLHSGGVEVFVKEDAHVQYSTVQNWSRNTYNLNTKRAIVEENGTMEWVSGSMGSKATMLYPCSILKGRGATDTHITIAFAGEGQNIDTGAKVYHNAPETKSTIESKSISKDGGRTNYRGLVHIADGAENSSTAVECDALMFDNESTSDTMPYMEIEESKVDVAHEATVGKIGDEDIFYLQSRGLDDDDAKKMIVAGFIEPITEELPIEYAVELNRLIELEMEGSLG; from the coding sequence ATGAGTTCCGAACAAGACCACCTCAAAGAAACCAACACCGAAGACCGCTTCGAGTTCAAAAACGAACACGAAGCTGCCCTTGTCTCGGAGAAGGGGCTAAACGAGGAGACGATCCGCCTCATCTCCGACGATAAGGACGAACCGGACTGGATGTTAGAGCGCCGCCTGCGCGCGCTCCGACTCTTCCAGGAAATGCCGATGCCGACCGACTGGCCTGGACAGCCGGATCTCTCGGAAGTCGACATCAACGACATCGTTCCCTACATCCGCCCAGACGTCGAGGCCCGCGAGGGGACCGACGACTGGGAGAACCTTCCCGATGAGATCAAAGACACCTTCGACAAACTCGGCATTCCGGAAGCCGAGCGCGAGGCGCTCTCGGGCGTCGGCGCCCAGTACGAGTCCGAGGTCGTCTACCAGAACATGCAAGATCAGTGGGAGGAGAAGGGGGTCATCTTCATGAACATGGACCGCGCGGTCCAGGAGCACCCCGAGATCGTCAAGGAGTACTTCATGACGACCTGCGTCCCACCGAGCGACAACAAGTTCGCCGCGCTCCACGGCGCCGTCTGGTCTGGCGGCTCGTTCGTCTACGTCCCCGAGGACGTGACGGTCGAGATGCCAGTGCAGGCGTACTTCCGAATGAACTCCGAGGGGATGGGCCAGTTCGAGCACACGCTCATCGTCGCCGAGGAGGGCTCGGAGGTCCACTACATCGAGGGCTGCTCGGCGCCGAAGTACTCGGCGTTTAACCTCCACAGCGGGGGCGTCGAGGTCTTCGTCAAGGAGGACGCTCACGTCCAGTACTCGACGGTCCAGAACTGGTCGCGAAACACCTACAACCTGAACACCAAGCGTGCCATCGTCGAAGAAAACGGCACGATGGAGTGGGTTTCGGGCAGCATGGGTTCGAAGGCAACCATGCTCTACCCGTGTTCGATCCTCAAGGGTCGCGGCGCGACGGACACCCACATCACCATCGCGTTCGCCGGCGAGGGGCAGAACATCGACACCGGCGCGAAGGTCTACCACAACGCGCCCGAGACGAAGTCGACGATCGAGTCGAAGTCGATCTCGAAAGACGGCGGCCGCACCAACTACCGCGGCCTCGTCCACATCGCCGACGGCGCGGAGAACTCGAGCACCGCCGTCGAGTGTGACGCGCTGATGTTCGACAACGAGTCCACCTCCGACACCATGCCGTACATGGAGATCGAGGAGTCGAAGGTCGACGTCGCCCACGAGGCGACGGTCGGGAAGATCGGTGACGAGGACATCTTCTACCTCCAGAGCCGCGGTCTGGACGACGACGACGCCAAGAAGATGATCGTCGCCGGCTTCATCGAGCCGATTACGGAGGAACTGCCGATCGAGTACGCGGTCGAACTCAACCGCTTGATCGAACTCGAGATGGAGGGGAGCCTCGGATAA
- the sufC gene encoding Fe-S cluster assembly ATPase SufC, with protein MARLELRNLHAKVAEGDEQILHGVDLEVETGEIHALMGPNGSGKSTTAKIVAGHPAYEVTEGEVLIHLGENEFGDEVDIPEDKRTWSLLDLEPNERAALGVFLGFQYPAEIDGVTMTNFLRTALNAKIDEREELFEEDEGEDDEAEEEAGFETSPMEGNVDDGEVGVAEFQEILSEKMEQLDMDEKFAQRYLNAGFSGGEKKQNEVLQAAILEPSVAVLDEIDSGLDIDRLQDVSNGINALRDNVGTGILQITHYQRILDYVEPDHVHIMLDGKVVKSGDASLAAELEDKGYDWVRDEVYGAA; from the coding sequence ATGGCACGCCTAGAGCTTCGAAACCTGCACGCAAAAGTCGCAGAGGGAGACGAGCAAATCCTACACGGTGTCGACCTCGAGGTCGAGACGGGTGAGATCCACGCACTGATGGGACCGAACGGGTCCGGGAAGTCGACGACGGCGAAGATCGTCGCCGGCCACCCGGCCTACGAGGTCACTGAGGGAGAGGTCCTGATTCACCTGGGAGAAAACGAGTTCGGCGACGAGGTCGACATTCCGGAGGACAAGCGCACCTGGAGCCTCCTCGACCTCGAACCGAACGAGCGCGCCGCGCTCGGCGTCTTCCTCGGCTTCCAGTATCCAGCCGAGATCGACGGCGTCACGATGACGAACTTCCTCAGAACTGCACTCAACGCCAAGATCGACGAGCGCGAAGAGCTGTTCGAGGAAGACGAGGGTGAGGACGACGAAGCGGAAGAAGAAGCTGGCTTCGAGACCTCCCCGATGGAGGGGAACGTCGACGACGGCGAGGTCGGCGTCGCCGAGTTCCAGGAGATCCTTTCGGAGAAGATGGAACAGCTCGACATGGACGAGAAGTTCGCCCAGCGGTACCTGAACGCGGGCTTCTCCGGCGGGGAGAAAAAACAGAACGAGGTGCTCCAGGCCGCGATCTTAGAGCCCTCGGTCGCCGTGTTAGACGAGATCGACTCCGGGCTGGACATCGACCGACTGCAGGACGTCTCGAACGGGATCAACGCCCTGCGCGACAACGTCGGTACGGGCATCCTCCAGATCACCCACTACCAGCGTATCTTAGATTACGTCGAGCCCGACCACGTCCACATCATGCTCGACGGTAAGGTCGTCAAAAGCGGTGACGCCTCGCTGGCAGCCGAGCTCGAGGACAAGGGGTACGACTGGGTCCGTGACGAGGTCTACGGCGCCGCGTAA
- a CDS encoding Hint domain-containing protein — translation MTEAGQTGLAEFAADEDERPAEEAAAVAGRGGAAAEVIDVVEETLPEAEGAVELAVMQVDYTIAGYGDEEQPIVHVFGRTAGGELEHVQVVGFQPYFYAPTESLDRPPEKSHDRLTGSEEVDENGEPYESIRGEKLTKIFGQTPRDVGQVRDDFEHYEADILFPNRLLIDKDIRSGVRVPERRADDGSLVVPHAELEAVAVDADPRVLTFDIEVDDRSGFPEDGEEPIVCLTSHDSYRDEYVMWLYEAPVGDGESPAEIGDYEPIEGEIDHEVRSYEEEGAMLEAFVDYVVETDPDVMTGWNFEDFDAPYFLDRLEELAGPHHEYDLEIDRLSRVDEVWRSGWGGPDIKGRVVFDLLYGYQRMVFSELDSYRLDAVGEAELGVGKERYPGKIGDLWEDDPTRLLEYNLRDVELCVELDRQQEIIPFWNEVRSFVGCKLEDAPTPGDAVDMYVLHEAHGRFALPSKGQQEAGEEYEGGAVFDPITGVKENVTVLDLKSLYPMCMVTINASPETQVDPDSYDGETYTAPTEPEETHFRTEPDGIMREMITELLAEREEKKELRNEHDPGSRAYEQYDRQQGAVKVIMNCFTPDTEVLTPAGVREITDLEVGDEVYSLDPETETVEVKPVVETHAYPDYNNELIDIETSKIDFRITPNHRMLVRKNETNGISEDGYSFVEAGDLDRATNYELPHDWEGPTGEELETVDLTRVIDGEYEVWVRPSVHGHTFTAELGWTPRRVPKADVGKTGYVFTAAEFEEHREYIEEVCEMSFVHRESGRKWIPRTYDGDDFLDLLAWFVTEGNVYTSEDKQFGENFRGSATTVKLAQDKLPITDGGVDHHATIGDLLDEMGFDYYVDDRSYTVTSKLLGTLLTSLCGEGSFEKQIPKLVFNCSRRQKRRFLDVLIDGDGDRQVNSWRYTTSSETLRDDVLRLCTHLGLTASYNRDSGSWRVYVTEGTKNTLRMHRSSSQSTAENGVYCVTVADNHTLLAGRNGKFQFVGQSLYGVSGWDRFRLYDKEAAAAITATGREVIEFTETAANELDYTVAYGDTDSVMIELGAEVEKAEAIEQSFEIEEYLNERYDDFAREELDAEVHRFQIEFEKLYRRFFQAGTKKRYAGHITWKEGKDVDDIDITGFEYKRSDIAPITKEVQHRVIEMIVREGDVEGAKEYVNGVIEDVRAGDISLEELAIPGGIGKRLDDYDTDTAQVRGAKYANRLLGTNFQRGSKPKRLYLDRIDPAFFRQKETEDGLDPQRDPIYGAFKRDPDVICFEYEDQVPEAFAVDYDTMLEKTLKGPIARILEALDVSWEEVKSGQEQTGLESFM, via the coding sequence ATGACAGAGGCGGGACAGACCGGGCTCGCGGAGTTCGCCGCCGACGAAGACGAGCGCCCAGCAGAGGAAGCTGCGGCCGTCGCGGGCCGGGGTGGAGCAGCAGCTGAGGTAATCGATGTCGTCGAGGAGACGCTTCCCGAAGCCGAGGGAGCGGTCGAACTCGCCGTGATGCAGGTCGACTACACCATCGCGGGCTACGGCGACGAGGAGCAGCCGATCGTTCACGTCTTCGGACGAACTGCCGGTGGGGAGCTAGAGCACGTCCAGGTCGTCGGCTTCCAGCCGTACTTTTACGCCCCGACGGAGAGCCTGGATCGCCCGCCTGAGAAATCCCACGACCGCCTCACCGGTAGCGAGGAGGTCGACGAGAACGGCGAGCCCTACGAGAGCATCCGGGGGGAGAAGTTGACGAAAATCTTTGGCCAGACGCCCCGGGATGTCGGGCAAGTTCGGGATGACTTCGAGCACTACGAGGCGGACATCCTCTTCCCAAACCGACTGCTGATCGACAAAGACATCAGAAGCGGCGTACGCGTCCCCGAACGCCGCGCCGACGACGGCTCGCTGGTCGTCCCTCACGCCGAACTGGAGGCCGTCGCCGTCGACGCCGATCCGCGAGTGCTGACCTTCGACATCGAGGTCGACGACCGCTCGGGCTTTCCCGAAGACGGCGAGGAGCCGATCGTCTGTCTCACCAGCCACGACTCCTACCGCGACGAGTACGTGATGTGGCTCTACGAGGCCCCGGTCGGCGACGGCGAGAGTCCGGCCGAGATTGGAGACTACGAACCGATCGAGGGCGAGATCGATCACGAGGTCCGCAGCTACGAGGAGGAAGGGGCGATGCTCGAGGCGTTCGTCGACTATGTCGTCGAGACCGATCCGGACGTTATGACGGGCTGGAACTTCGAAGACTTCGACGCGCCGTACTTCCTCGACCGTCTCGAGGAACTCGCGGGTCCACACCACGAGTACGACCTCGAAATCGACCGACTCTCCCGAGTCGACGAGGTCTGGCGTAGCGGTTGGGGCGGTCCCGACATCAAGGGGCGCGTCGTCTTCGACCTGCTCTATGGCTACCAGCGGATGGTCTTCTCCGAACTCGACTCCTACCGGCTCGACGCCGTCGGCGAGGCCGAGTTAGGGGTCGGCAAGGAACGGTATCCTGGCAAGATCGGGGACCTCTGGGAGGACGACCCGACGCGGCTGCTCGAGTACAACCTTCGGGACGTCGAACTCTGCGTCGAGCTCGACCGCCAACAGGAGATTATCCCCTTCTGGAACGAGGTGCGCTCGTTCGTCGGCTGCAAGTTAGAGGATGCGCCGACGCCGGGCGATGCGGTCGACATGTACGTCCTCCACGAGGCCCACGGGCGATTCGCGTTGCCCTCGAAAGGGCAACAGGAAGCTGGCGAGGAGTACGAGGGCGGTGCCGTCTTCGACCCCATCACGGGCGTCAAGGAGAACGTCACCGTACTGGACCTAAAGTCGCTGTATCCGATGTGTATGGTGACGATCAACGCCTCGCCGGAGACGCAGGTCGATCCCGACAGCTACGACGGTGAGACCTACACTGCGCCAACCGAGCCCGAAGAGACCCACTTCCGAACGGAGCCCGACGGGATCATGCGCGAGATGATCACGGAACTGCTCGCCGAGCGCGAGGAGAAGAAGGAACTGCGAAACGAGCACGATCCCGGCTCGCGAGCCTACGAGCAGTACGACCGCCAGCAGGGGGCGGTGAAGGTTATTATGAATTGTTTCACGCCGGACACTGAGGTTCTGACCCCTGCTGGTGTCCGCGAAATCACCGACCTCGAAGTCGGCGACGAGGTCTACTCACTCGATCCCGAGACGGAAACGGTGGAGGTCAAACCCGTCGTCGAAACACACGCGTATCCCGACTACAACAACGAGTTGATCGACATCGAGACGAGCAAAATCGACTTCCGGATCACGCCGAATCACCGGATGCTCGTCCGTAAGAACGAGACGAACGGGATCTCCGAGGACGGGTACAGCTTCGTGGAGGCTGGCGATCTCGACCGAGCGACGAACTACGAGCTTCCCCACGATTGGGAGGGGCCGACCGGCGAAGAACTCGAGACGGTTGATCTCACCCGGGTGATCGATGGCGAGTATGAGGTATGGGTTCGGCCATCCGTCCACGGTCACACGTTTACCGCGGAACTCGGCTGGACGCCTCGTCGTGTTCCCAAAGCTGACGTCGGTAAGACCGGCTATGTCTTTACGGCAGCAGAGTTCGAGGAGCACCGCGAGTACATCGAGGAAGTCTGTGAGATGAGCTTCGTTCACCGCGAATCTGGCCGAAAGTGGATTCCACGAACCTACGACGGCGACGACTTCCTCGACTTGCTGGCCTGGTTCGTAACGGAGGGGAACGTTTACACATCCGAAGACAAGCAGTTCGGCGAGAACTTCCGCGGGTCCGCGACGACAGTGAAACTGGCACAGGACAAACTGCCGATTACTGACGGCGGCGTCGACCACCACGCGACGATCGGTGATCTCCTCGACGAGATGGGATTCGACTACTACGTCGACGATCGTTCCTACACGGTTACATCGAAACTGCTCGGCACGCTCCTGACGTCACTCTGTGGCGAGGGGAGCTTCGAGAAGCAGATCCCAAAACTCGTATTCAACTGTAGCCGGCGTCAGAAGCGACGCTTCCTAGATGTCCTCATCGACGGGGATGGCGACCGACAGGTCAACTCGTGGCGGTACACGACGTCCAGCGAGACGCTTCGAGACGACGTGCTTCGACTCTGTACCCACCTCGGACTGACAGCGAGTTACAACCGCGACAGCGGTTCGTGGCGAGTCTATGTCACCGAAGGGACGAAGAACACGCTCCGAATGCACCGAAGCTCCTCACAGAGTACAGCTGAGAACGGCGTCTACTGCGTCACCGTCGCGGACAATCACACGCTGCTTGCTGGTCGGAACGGGAAATTCCAGTTCGTCGGCCAATCGTTGTACGGCGTTTCGGGATGGGATCGATTCCGCCTCTACGACAAGGAGGCCGCCGCGGCGATCACGGCTACCGGTCGTGAGGTGATCGAGTTCACTGAAACGGCGGCGAACGAACTCGACTACACCGTTGCGTACGGCGACACTGACAGCGTGATGATAGAGCTCGGTGCCGAGGTCGAGAAAGCCGAGGCCATAGAACAGTCGTTCGAAATCGAGGAGTACCTAAACGAGCGGTACGACGATTTCGCGCGCGAGGAACTCGACGCGGAAGTCCACCGCTTCCAGATCGAGTTCGAGAAGCTGTACCGGCGGTTCTTCCAGGCCGGCACGAAGAAGCGCTACGCCGGCCACATCACCTGGAAAGAGGGGAAAGACGTCGACGACATCGATATTACCGGATTCGAGTACAAGCGCTCCGATATCGCCCCGATTACCAAGGAGGTCCAACACCGCGTCATCGAGATGATCGTCCGCGAGGGCGACGTCGAGGGCGCCAAGGAGTACGTCAACGGGGTCATCGAGGACGTCCGCGCGGGTGATATCTCCCTCGAGGAACTCGCGATTCCGGGCGGGATCGGTAAGCGACTCGATGACTACGACACAGACACGGCCCAGGTTCGGGGTGCCAAGTACGCCAACCGGTTGCTCGGAACGAACTTCCAGCGCGGGAGCAAGCCCAAACGCCTCTATCTCGACCGAATCGACCCGGCGTTCTTCCGTCAGAAGGAAACTGAAGATGGACTCGATCCCCAGCGCGACCCGATCTACGGGGCGTTCAAGCGTGATCCAGACGTCATCTGCTTCGAGTACGAAGACCAGGTTCCGGAGGCGTTCGCGGTCGACTACGACACGATGCTCGAGAAGACGCTGAAAGGACCGATTGCTCGCATTCTCGAGGCGCTCGACGTCTCCTGGGAGGAGGTCAAATCGGGCCAGGAGCAGACCGGACTGGAGAGTTTCATGTGA
- the rad50 gene encoding DNA double-strand break repair ATPase Rad50 — MKVDRVRLRNFKCYGEADLSLERGVTVVHGVNGSGKSTLLEAVFFALYGSKALDDRTLDDVITTGEDECGIELWFTHDGRDYHVERRLKLRGDRATTTKCVLETPDEAIEGARDVRREVTELLRMDAEAFVNCAYVRQGEVNKLIHASPSERQDMIDDLLQLGALEEYRERASDARLGVKTVFDGQREVVADLRAQVERKEEQDLHDQLNELESSHAEVVAEIDHFESQREQAVETRENAEMVLERHEETCEEIETLATEIEELRSKITETEQKREDATETLRTHRDRDEALEAERDSLLAETALDDPDDTTLENRIEELETRDETLRDELEDVRVSITERRSEADRLREKAAELESEAETAREEAADLDARVADDADAIDERETRLAEFDDEIDAAREQFADAPVAFGEAEAHLASLEDDHAEITDTITELTAEIRTVRNAIEEGERLLEEGKCPECGQSVADSPHVDVIDERRDELAELEDERKAREAEREAITDRIETAEALVDAERRIDRLEENRENVSQLLAEKREAIDERREQRAARRADADEHEEAAENAREEAAELAEAIDDARSDLGEINETRGEIREALETLRRVREVAAERDETKRKIETIRERRADWKTMNDERREQLAAKRDRKRDLESEFDEGRVEAARTDKQNAESYLERVDEKLTDLEERRDEIQGRIGGVEEKIDELERLQDRLDAVEERCDRLESLYEEAETLQTTYGDLRTELRQRNVETLERLLNETFELVYRNDSYDAIDLDGEYRLTVYQKDGEALEPEQLSGGERALFNLSLRCAIYRLLGEGVEGAAPMPPLILDEPTVFLDSGHVTQLVSLVESMRELGVEQIIVVSHDEELVGAADELVRVEKDATSNRSRIERGQPPETALLSSD; from the coding sequence GTGAAAGTCGATCGCGTTCGCCTGCGGAACTTCAAGTGCTACGGCGAGGCCGACCTCTCCTTGGAGCGCGGCGTCACGGTGGTCCACGGCGTCAACGGCAGCGGCAAGTCGACGCTGCTCGAGGCGGTCTTCTTTGCCCTGTACGGCTCGAAAGCGCTCGACGATCGCACTCTCGACGACGTGATCACCACCGGCGAGGACGAGTGCGGGATCGAACTCTGGTTCACCCACGACGGCCGTGACTATCACGTCGAGCGCCGACTCAAGCTCCGCGGAGACCGCGCGACGACGACCAAGTGCGTCCTCGAGACCCCTGACGAGGCGATCGAGGGCGCTCGTGACGTCCGCCGAGAGGTAACCGAGCTCTTGCGGATGGACGCCGAGGCGTTCGTCAACTGCGCGTACGTCCGCCAGGGCGAGGTGAACAAGCTGATCCACGCCTCGCCGAGTGAACGCCAGGACATGATCGACGACCTCCTCCAGCTGGGCGCCTTAGAGGAGTACCGCGAGCGGGCGAGCGACGCACGCCTGGGCGTCAAGACTGTCTTCGACGGACAGCGAGAGGTCGTCGCGGACCTTCGGGCGCAGGTCGAGCGCAAAGAAGAACAGGACCTCCACGACCAGTTAAACGAACTCGAGTCGAGCCACGCCGAGGTCGTCGCCGAAATCGACCACTTCGAGAGCCAGCGCGAGCAGGCCGTCGAGACGCGTGAGAACGCCGAGATGGTTCTCGAACGCCACGAGGAGACATGCGAGGAGATCGAGACGTTAGCAACTGAGATCGAGGAGCTACGGTCGAAGATTACGGAGACAGAACAAAAGCGCGAGGACGCAACCGAGACGCTTCGCACACACCGGGACCGAGACGAAGCGCTCGAAGCGGAGCGCGACTCGTTGCTCGCAGAGACCGCCCTCGATGATCCCGACGACACCACTCTCGAGAACCGGATCGAAGAGCTCGAAACCCGTGACGAGACGCTCCGAGACGAACTCGAGGACGTTCGGGTGTCGATCACGGAGCGACGCAGCGAGGCCGACCGACTCCGCGAGAAGGCCGCTGAGCTCGAGTCCGAGGCCGAGACCGCCCGCGAGGAGGCAGCCGACCTCGACGCGCGAGTGGCAGACGACGCCGACGCGATCGACGAGCGCGAGACGAGACTCGCGGAGTTCGACGACGAGATCGACGCCGCTCGCGAGCAGTTTGCCGACGCTCCGGTCGCGTTCGGCGAGGCTGAGGCACACCTCGCCTCGCTCGAGGACGACCACGCGGAGATCACGGACACCATCACCGAGCTCACCGCGGAGATCCGGACGGTCCGAAACGCCATCGAGGAGGGTGAGCGACTGCTCGAAGAGGGTAAATGCCCCGAGTGTGGCCAGTCGGTCGCCGACTCCCCTCACGTCGATGTCATCGACGAGCGCCGCGACGAACTGGCCGAACTCGAAGACGAGCGCAAAGCGCGCGAGGCCGAACGCGAGGCGATCACAGACCGGATCGAGACCGCAGAGGCGCTGGTCGACGCCGAGCGCCGGATCGATCGACTCGAAGAGAACCGGGAGAACGTCTCCCAGCTACTCGCGGAGAAACGCGAGGCCATAGACGAGCGCCGCGAGCAGCGCGCGGCGCGCCGAGCCGACGCCGACGAACACGAGGAGGCGGCCGAGAACGCCCGTGAGGAGGCGGCCGAGCTCGCGGAAGCGATCGACGATGCCCGCAGCGATCTCGGCGAGATAAACGAAACGCGCGGTGAGATTCGGGAGGCGCTCGAGACCTTGCGTCGCGTCCGCGAGGTCGCCGCCGAGCGAGACGAGACCAAACGCAAGATTGAGACGATCCGCGAGCGCCGAGCCGACTGGAAGACGATGAACGACGAGCGCCGTGAGCAACTCGCCGCGAAACGCGATCGCAAGCGAGACCTCGAGTCCGAGTTCGACGAGGGGCGCGTCGAGGCGGCCCGAACGGACAAACAGAACGCCGAATCGTATCTCGAGCGCGTCGACGAGAAACTCACGGACCTCGAGGAGCGCCGCGACGAGATCCAGGGGCGGATCGGCGGTGTCGAGGAGAAGATCGACGAACTCGAGCGCCTCCAGGATCGCCTCGACGCGGTCGAGGAGCGATGTGATCGCCTCGAGTCGCTGTACGAGGAAGCCGAAACCTTGCAGACGACGTACGGCGATCTCCGAACCGAGTTGCGACAGCGAAACGTCGAAACATTAGAACGGCTGCTAAACGAGACGTTCGAGCTGGTCTACCGAAACGATTCCTACGACGCGATCGACCTGGACGGCGAGTACCGGCTGACCGTCTACCAGAAAGACGGCGAGGCACTCGAGCCCGAGCAGCTTTCGGGCGGCGAGCGCGCCCTCTTTAATCTCAGTCTCCGGTGTGCCATCTATCGTCTGCTCGGAGAGGGTGTTGAGGGTGCGGCGCCGATGCCGCCGCTGATCTTGGACGAACCGACGGTCTTTCTCGACTCGGGCCACGTCACCCAGCTCGTCTCGCTGGTCGAGTCGATGCGCGAGCTCGGCGTCGAGCAGATCATCGTCGTCAGCCACGACGAGGAGTTAGTCGGGGCAGCCGACGAACTCGTCCGGGTCGAAAAGGATGCGACGTCGAACCGATCGCGCATCGAGCGGGGACAGCCACCAGAGACGGCGCTGCTCTCCTCTGACTAA